The genomic stretch TTCATCAAGCGCACGAAAAAACGATCGAGCGCCGCAATCTGTGTATCTGCGTCTTCAATTACATTCATGGCGTGGCGAAATTCCGCGCCTCCCGGGAGTCCGGCCAGATACCAGCCGATGTGTTTCCTGGCAATACGAACGCCTTTGTATTCCCCGTAGAACGCGTGCAACTCCATCAAGTGCCGGGATGCAATCGCGTGAATCTCGGCGTTCGTCGGCGCGGCAAGATGCCTTCCGGTCTGCAAATAATGCGCGATCTCGCGAAAGATCCACGGTCGGCCTTGCGCCGCACGGCCAATCATCACCGCATCGCAACCGGTGTAGGCCAGCACCAAGCGCGCCTTTTCCGGTGAATCAATGTCGCCGTTGGCGATCACCGGAATCGTCACGTTTTGTTTGACGGCGCGAATGGTGTCGTATTCGGCGGCGCCTTCGTAGAGATCACTTCGCGTCCTGCCGTGAACGGCCAGCGACTGTATACCGCTCTGCTCGGCGATGCGCGCGATGGTAAGCGCGTTCTTGTGATCGCGATCCCAACCGGTACGAATCTTGACCGTGACAGGAACCGCTACGGCGTTAACAACTGCCTCAAGAATTTTGCCGACCAGCAATTCATCGCGCATCAGCGCCGAGCCGGCATCGACCTTGCACACTTTCTTGGCCGGGCAACCCATGTTGATATCAATGATGTGCGCGCCTTTGTCGACGTTGTAGCGCGCGGCGTCCGCCATCATTTCCGGCGCGGCGCCGGCAATCTGTACAACTATGGGATCGACTTCGCCGGTGTGATCGCCACGACGCAGCGACTTTTCTGTCGCCCACAGGCGACAATCCGACGCCACCATCTCGCTCACCGCCATACCCGCGCCCAGCCGTTTGCAGAGCTGGCGAAACGGGCGATCCGTCACACCCGCCATGGGCGCGACGATCAGATTATTACGAAGCGGGATGTTGCCGATTTGCACGATGTGAATGCCGATTTCCGGATTGCGATATCGCAAGGAAGGCCGCCTATTTTATAGGCGCACACAAATTAAGCAATCGAATTTTGTAGTTTCTAGGAGTACGTTTTAACCCGCTGATTTTTTTGCTCGGAAAAATGCATGCCAGCATGCATGCCCGCATGTATGCCAGCACAGCGCCGCGATCAGATTTGCGATGGATCAATTGCACCGTAGCCGCCGCCGCCCGGTGTTTCCAGGACAAACACATCACCTGCATTCACCTGCGTCTCATCCGAATAGGAAAGCCCGGTGCGCGAACCGTCCATGCGTTCTATCCACGTGCGTCCAAGCCCACCTTCCTTGCCGCCCGCCATGCCGAAGTTCGGAACGCGCCGGTGCCCGGCAAGAATCGCCGCCGTCATCGGCTCCAGGAAACGGATTCTGCGAGTCGCACCGTTACCGCCTTTCCACTTGCCGGCACCACCGCTGCCCGTACGAATCGAATGCTCTTCTACCTGCACGGGGTAGCGCCATTCCAGAATCTCGGGGTCGGTCAGGCGCGAGTTGGTCATGTGTGCCTGTACGGTATCGCAGCCATCGAAGCCCGGGCCGGCACCAGTGCCGCCGGAAACGGTTTCGTAATACTGGTACTGATCGTTGCCGAAGGTGACGTTGTTCATGGTGCCGTAGCTTGCGGCCATCACCTTGAGAGCGCCGATCAGCGCATCCGTGATGCACTGCGAGGTTTCCACGTTGCCCGCCACGGTGGCAGCGGGAGGGCGAGGATTAAGCATTGATCCATCGGGGATGATGATCGTAAGTGGCTTCAGGCAACCCGCGTTCAGCGGAATGTCGCTATCCACCAGCATGCGAAACACATACAGCACGGCCGCATAGACCACGGCGGATGGCGCGTTGAAGTTCGATTCAAGCTCGGCGGACGTGCCGGTGAAATCGATCGTGGCGTTGCGTTGGTCCGCGCCGACAGTGATCTTCACATTGATCACCGCGCTGTTGTCCATTTCGTAGGCGAATGCGCCGTCCTTCAGCGCACCGATGATGCGCCGCACGCTTTCTTCCGCGTTGTCCTGCACGTGCGCCATGTAAGCCTTGACGATGTCGAGGCCGAAGTGGGCCACCATGCGGCGAAGTTCCTGCACGCCTTTTTCATTGGCGGCAATCTGCGCGCGCAGGTCGGCGATGTTCTGGTCCGGATTGCGGGCGGGGTATCTGGCCCCCGCCAATCGGGCACGCATATCCGCCTCAAGCATCACGCCGTTCTCAACCAACTTGACGTTGTCGAGTAGCACTCCCTCGTCTTCAATAGTTTTCGAGAAGGGCGGCATCGAACCCGGCGTGATGCCGCCGATGTCGGCGTGATGACCGCGAGACCCGACATAAAACAGAATTTCCTCGGCGTCGTCACTAAACACCGGCGTGACGACGGTCACGTCCGGTAAATGTGTGCCGCCGTTATACGGATCGTTCAGCACATACACATCGCCCCTCTTCATCCGGCCCGCATTCTTGCGCACGACGGTCTTGATGCTCTCGCCCATCGAGCCCAGGTGCACCGGCATGTGCGGTGCGTTGGCGATGAGATTTCCGTCGGCGTCGAACAGTGCGCAGCTGAAGTCCAGACGTTCCTTGATATTTACCGAGTAGGCCGTATTGGCCAGCCGCAATCCCATCTGCTCGGCGATCGACATGAACAGATTATTGAAGACTTCCAGCATGACCGGGTCAGCCTTTGTTCCGAGCGCATAGCGCACATTGCGTGCCATCACACGTGTCAGTATGAGGTGATTCAGCGGGGTGACTTCTGCCTTCCAGCCAGGTTCGACAATCGTGGTCGCATTTTTTTCCGCGATGATTACCGGCCCCTGGATTTCCTGGCCGATGGCAAGTTGCTCGCGGACGTAAAGGGGCGCGTCATGGCGCTTTCCGCCGCTGACGATGGCAACACGGGCGATGGCAGCTGCATCGATTGCTCCCGCTGCATCAACCGCTTGCGTCAAGGGTGAATCGGTGGCGCCGATCGCCTCGCAGCTCACTGCCTCGGCAATCAGCGCGCGGCCTTCCATCAGGAAGCTGAAGCGTTTCTGGTACGCCGCGTTGAAGTCGTGGCGCATGGCGGAGATGTCACCGAAGTCAACGATCAACGCGGAATCGGTACCGTCGTAGCGAAGGTGCACGCGACGCTTGACGCTGATGTTGTCCGCCACCACACCTTGCGCGGATACTTCAGCCACCGCCTTACCTGACAATTCGCTCAGCTCAAAATCGAGCCGTTGGAGGCACTCGTCATCCAACGGGATCTCGACCGCCTTCTCGCGCATGGCGGTGATGTCTGCCAGTCCCATGCCATATGCGGACAACACGCCGGCCAGCGGATGAATGTAAACACGCGTCATTCCCAGTTCATCCGCGACCAGACAGGCGTGCTGTCCGCCGGCACCACCGAAACAGTGGAGCGTATATTCAGTCACATCGTGTCCGCGCTGCACGGATATGAATTTAATTGCGTTCGCCATATTGGCCACGGCGATCTGCAAGAAACCTTCCGCCACATCTTCCGGCGTGGATCTCTTCCCGGTTGCGCGCTCAATGTTTTCCGCGAGCGCCAGGAATTTTTCGCGCACGATTTCCGCATCGAGCGCTTGACCACCGTCCGGGCCAAACAGCATTGGAAAATGTTGCGGCTGAATCTTGCCCAGCATGACGTTGCAATCGGTCACCGTCAGCGGTCCCCCGCGTCGATAACAGGCCGGCCCAGGATTGGCGCCGGCCGAATCCGGCCCAACTCGGTAACGCTGGCCATCAAAATGCAGGATCGAACCACCACCGGCGGCGATGGTGTGGATCGACATCATCGGCGCGCGCATCCTGACACCCGCAACCTGCGTATCGAACTCGCGCTCCAGTTCGCCCGCATAGTGCGAAACGTCGGTGCTGGTGCCGCCCATGTCGAAGCCGATAATTTTGTCGAAGCCGGCAATGGCCGCCGTGCGCACCATGCCGATGATGCCGCCGGCCGGGCCCGAGAGGATCGAATCCTTGCCCTGGAATTTGTGCGCGTCGGTCAGGCCACCATTGGACTGCATGAACATCACGCGCGTACCGGGCAGTTCGGCCGCCACCTGATCGACGTAGCGCTTGAGGATGGGCGAAAGATACGCATCGACCACCGTGGTATCGCCACGCGACACTATTTTCATCATCGGGCTGACTTCATGGGAGGTCGACACCTGCGTGAAGCCGATATCGCGCGCCAGTTCCGCCACGCGTTTTTCGTGTCGGGTAAAGCGATAGCCATGCATGAAGACGATGGCGATTGCCCGGAAACCCTTATTCCACGCGGCTCTCAGGGCACTGATTGTTGCCGCCTCATCGAGCGGCGCGACCATCTCGCCACGTGCGCCGATGCGCTCACTGACTTCAAATACTTCCGTGTACAGTAATTCGGGCAACCTGATCTGCCGGTCAAAGATACGCGGGCGGTTCTGGTAGCCGATGCGCAATTGATCGCGGAAGCCCTTGGTGATGGCCAGCACGGTGGGTTCGCCTTTGCGCTCGAGCAACGCATTGGTCGCCACCGTGGTGCCCATTTTCACTGCGTCGATGTGCTCAACCGGAATCGGTGAGTCCTGGTTGACGCCGAGCAATTGGCGTATGCCCGCGACGGCGGCGTCGCGATACTGCTCCGGATTTTCCGAGAGCAGTTTGTGGGTGACCAACGTGCCGTCGGGCGTCCGGGCAACGATATCGGTAAAGGTGCCGCCGCGGTCGATCCAGAACTGCCATTTGCCGGGTCGGGCGCGTGCGCGAGTGTTTGCGTTCATGAAGAGTTGATTGGTGTACTGCTAAACTAAACATGATAGCAAGTCCAATTGCCACATCCCCCTTACGACGAGGAGAAATCATGAATCGAGCTTTTTCGCTGTTGGCCGTTGCCGGCTTGTTGGTGGCGGGCAACGCATCCGCGCAAACCAAGTGGGACATGCCCACCGGCTATGCGCCGACGAACTTCCATACCGAAAACGTAAAGCAGTTCGCTGCCGATGTCGACAAAGCCACCAGCGGAAAACTGAAGATCACGGTTCACGATAACGGTTCCCTATTCAAACAGAACGAGATCAAGCGCGCCGTGCAATCGGGTCAGGCACAGGCGGGCGAATTCCTGCTGCCGGCGCTAGCCAATGAAGACGCGATGTACGGCATCGATTCAGTGCCTTTCCTGGCTGACAGCTATCCGCAGGCGTTGAAACTATGGAAAGTGTCGAAGAGCGCCATCGAACAGCGGCTTGGCAAGCAAGGCATCAAGGTGCTGTACGGCGTTGCGTGGCCGCCGCAGGGCGTGTACTCGAAAAAAGCCGTCACCAGCGCTGCCGACCTGAAGGGCGTGAAATGGCGCGCGTATAGCCCGCAGACTAACCGCATCGGTGAATTGCTGGGTGCGCAGCCTGCGACGATCCAGGCAGCCGAATTGGCGCAGGCGCTGTCGACCGGCGTGGTGGAGGCCCACATGACCTCGGGAGCAACAGGCGTGGACATCAAGGTATGGGACTCGATGGGTAAAGGCGCGTACTACTACGATGCACAGGCGTGGCTGCCGAAGAATCTGGTGGTGGTCAATCAGAAAGCATTCGACGCCCTCGACAAGGCCACGCAGGATACCGTGCTGAAGGCGGCGGCGGACGCCGAGACGCGCGGCTGGCAACGTTCCGAAGCGCGCGACACTGAAACCCGGGAAATCATGGCGAAGAACGGCATGAATGTTGTGCCGCTCAGCGCGGCACTGAAAGCGGACCTGAAGAAGATCGGTGCAACCATGCTGGCTGAGTGGGAAAAGAGCGCGGGGGCGGATGCCAAAGCGGTGCTGGACGCGTATCGCAAGTAGACGGCACGATCGCTGAGGCAACTTGGCTCCACGCGTGCGCAAATCGCTGGATTTCTTGTACAACGCGGCAGGTGTCCTGGCCGCGTTGTTCATGATCGGCACCCTGCTGATGGTGCTGGCCAGCGTATTGGGCCGGATATTTCAATTCAATCTGCGCGGCTCGGATGCATACGCCGGCTATTGCATGGCAGCGGCGGGCTTTCTGGCGTTGGCGCATACGCTCAAACGCGGCGAGCACATACGCGTCACGCTGATCCTCGAACGGCTGGGCGCGAAGGGCCGTCATGGCCTGGAACTGATCGCGCATGCGATCGCAACCTTTTTCTCCGGCGCGTTTGCGTTCTTTTCCGCGCGCCTCGTCTACCAGTCATACGTGTTCAATGATATTTCGCAGGGCAATGACGCCACGCCGCTGTGGCTTCCGCAGATGGCGATGGCCGCCGGCGCGATCGTGCTGTTTATCGCGATACTGGATGAATTGGTCCTGCTTGCCTCTGGGCAAAAGAATCAACCCGCCGAGTCAGGCGAACTCAAGTTGATGGAGTAGTCGTGGACCTGCTGATTGCGGCGGCACTCATTGCGTTCCTGTTTCTGCTCCTGGGTACCGGCGTGTGGATCGGACTCGGCCTGCTCGGCGTCGCATGGATCGGCATGGAGCTCTTCACCACCCGCCCGGTAGGCGACGCGATGGCGGTCACCATCTGGGGCTCGGCGTCATCGTGGACATTGACGGCGCTGCCGCTGTTCATCTGGATGGGCGAGATCCTGTTTCGCACCAAACTTTCCGAGGACATGTTCAAGGGGCTCGCGCCGTGGGTCAGCCGCCTTCCCGGCCGGCTGCTGCACACCAACGTCATCGGCTGCACCATTTTCGCGGCGGTATCGGGTTCGAGTGCGGCGACCTGTGCCACCATCGGCAAGATGACCCTGCCAGAGCTGAAAAAGCGCGGCTACCCCGACGACATCACCATCGGCTCCCTGGCCGGCGCCGGTACGCTGGGCCTTTTGATTCCGCCGTCCATCATCATGATCGTGTACGGCGTCGCATCAGATACGTCGATCACGCGGCTGTTCATCGCCGGTGTCTTTCCCGGCTTGTTGCTGGCCAGCCTGTTCATGGGCTACGTGATTGTCTGGTCGCTGCTGAACCCGGACAAGATTCCGCAGCCGGATACCACACTCAGTTTCGTGCAGAAACTCCACGAGTCGCGCCATCTCATTCCCGTCGTGCTGCTCATCGCATTGGTGCTGGGCTCAATCTACGTGGGCGTGGCCACCGCCACGGAGGCCGCGGCGCTCGGTGTGGTGGGTTCGCTGGCGTTATCGTCGGTGCAGGGGTCGATGAACTGGCAGACTTTTGCGGTGAGCCTGATGGGGGCGACGCGCCTCTATTGCATGATTGCCTTGATTCTCGCCGGTGCAGCGTTCCTCACGCTGGCGATGGGCTATATCGGACTGCCGCGGCATCTGGCGGAGTGGATTGGCGGGCTGGGCCTCTCGCCCTTCTGGCTGCTGTTCGGATTGATGATTTTCTACATCATCCTTGGCTGTTTTCTGGATGGCATTTCCATGGTGGTGCTGACCATGGGCGTGATCCTGCCGACCATCCAGAAGGCGGGAATCGATGCGATCTGGTTTGGCATCTTTATCGTGCTGGTGGTCGAGATGGCACAGATCACGCCACCGGTGGGATTCAATCTGTTTGTGCTGCAGGGCATGACCCAACGCGACATCGGCTACATCGCCCGCGTTGCCTTGCCGTTTTTCTTCCTGATGATGGCGGCGGTCCTGTTGATTTACTTCTTCCCGGGAATCATCACCTGGCTGCCCTCGCATATGTGACGAAGCCGTTTGCGATGACGCATAATGGCGCTTCGATTCCATCACATTGCCGCTCATGTTCAACGCTCCGCTGTCACTCACGACTGAAACCGCTTTTGAATTGCCCGCCTATCTGCACGAATCGGGCGCGCATAACCCGTGGGTGGAAGCGAACCTTCACGGCAAGGACATTCACAGCTTTCTCGAAGGGCCGTGTTTCGATGTGCAAGGAAACTTGTGGGTGGTGGATATCCCCTTCGGTCGCATTTTTCGCATCACACCCACCGGCGAATGGGATCTCATCGTCAAATATGACGGCTGGCCCAACGGACTCAAGTTCCATCCGGATGGCCGGCTGATCATTGCCGACTACCGGCATGGCCTGCTTGAAATGGATGTGGAATCACGGCGTGTGGCACCGCTTGTTACGCACCATGTTTCACAGCGCTTCAAAGGCGTGAATGACCTGACGCTTGCCCGCAACGGCGATATCTATTTCACCGACCAGGGCCAGAGCGGATTGCATGATCCCAGCGGCGCCGTGTATCGCCTGAAAGCGGATGGCAGCGTGCAGCAACTGCTGTCAAATATTCCCAGCCCCAATGGCCTGGTGCTGAGCGAGGACCAGCATTTTCTTTTTGTCGCCGTCACGCGCGACAACGCCATCTGGCGCGTGCCGCTGGTCGATGGTGGCGTGTCCAAGGTCGGCAAGTTCATTCAGCTCTCCGGCGGGTTCGGCCCGGACGGAATCGCGATCGATCACGAAAATGGGTTGTACGTCGCGCATCACGGCCTCGGCTGCGTGTGGCAATTCGACAAGCGTGGCGAAGCGAAGTACCGCATCGATTCTTCGCGCGGCGACTGGACGACCAACGTTGCGATTCATCCACAGCATCCAAATGAGATCTTCATCACCGAGTCGCAAACCGGGTCGGTGCTCAAGGCGACATTGCCGCTCTATTGAACTTAACAGACAAACACCAGCACTGGCGCGGCTTTCAGAGCATATTTGCCATGAAATGCCCGCCAGCACTTGTGTTTCGGTTTATTTCGCTGGGAAAGTGTCATGACGAATAAGGCTGGCCTTCCCGAAGGCGCCTTCGATAATTTTCGCAATGAAATGAGCTACGGGGATTACCTCGGGCTCGATCAACTGCTTGCCGCGCAGAAGCCGCTCTCCAAAGAGCACAACGAATTGTTGTTCATCATCCAGCATCAGACCACTGAACTCTGGATGAAGCTGATGCTGCACGAATTGCTCGCCGCACGCGCGCAGGTGATTGCCGGAGACCTGGCGCCGGCGTTCAAGATGCTGGCGCGCGTGTCGCGCATCATGAACAACCTGATCCAGGCTTGGGATATTCTTTCGACGCTCACGCCTACCGAGTATTCAGCGTTTCGCGAAAGTCTCGGCAAGTCTTCCGGGTTTCAATCGCATCAGTATCGCGCTCTCGAGTTTGTATTCGGCAACAAGAATGCCGCGCTGTTGAAACCGTTTGAACATCGCACCGAAATCCACGCGATGTTGTCGGGCCTGCTCAATGGGCCGTCGCTTTACGACGAAGCCATTCGCCTGCTGGCGCGGCGCGGATTCTTGCTGGATGTTGACGCCACCGAACGTGACTGGTCGTTGCCTTACACAAGCAACGCATCGGTGATGGCCGCATGGCGCGCGGTGTATGCGGAGCCGAAGCAGCATTGGGATTTGTACGAACTCGCCGAGAAGCTGGTCGATCTCGAAGACTACGTGCGGCAATGGCGTCACCGCCACGTCACGACTGTCCAGCGCATCATCGGCTTCAAGCGCGGCACGGGTGGGACGGCGGGTGTTGGCTACCTGAAGGCGATGTTGGAGGTGCGGCTGTTTCCGGAGTTGTGGGATTTGCGGACGGAGTTGTAGGAACTCATGTGCCTTATTGCCTTTGCGTGGAAAACTCATCCGGACTATCCGCTCATCTTGGCGGCCAACCGCGACGAATGGTACGACCGGCCCGCATCGCCCGCTGCGTGGTGGGCGGATCACCCTGACATTCTTGCCGGCCGCGATCTCAAGGCCGGGGGCACGTGGTTGGGAATTTCCCGACGCGGCCGCTTCGCCGCGCTGACCAACTTTCGCGATCCTTCCAATCGCAAGTCCGATGCGCCTTCCCGCGGGCAACTTGTCAGCGATTTTCTGGCGGGCGCCGCAAACGCTCACGACTATCTGCGTCAGCTGCAGGTCATGGCGCCGCTGTATCAGGGCTTCAATCTGCTGGCCGGTGACGGTGATGTACTTCAATATTTCAGCAGCCGCACCGGTGAAATACTCGACGTTCCAGCGGGTGTACACGCGCTGTCGAATCATATGTTGAACGAGCCTTGGCCGAAGGTGGAAAAGGCAAAGTCCGCTCTGGAAGCGGCTCTCCGGACGAAAATGCATGAAGAAGCCCGTCAAATGGCGATCTACGATCTACTGTCGAATGACGAGTTCGCGCCCGACGCTTCGCTTCCCAATACGGGTGTAGGGCAGGAATGGGAACGGGTTCTGTCGCCTGCAATGATCGTTACGGAGAAATACGGCACGCGCTGTTCGACTGTCCTCAGTATCTCGTCACGCCGCGAGGTGGCTTTCGAAGAGCGAACGCGTGACCACACCGGCGCAGTCACCGGCGTCGTCACTGAACATTTCACACTAGCCTGACTTTGTCGCGGGCAATTTCCTGCCAGAGCCCACTGCCGCGCGGCGCAGGCGGTCGTTGATTGCGTCCCACGCAGGCGTTATCGGTGGCGCCTCAACCAGAATAACACTCGTTTGCGCCGCATCGAGCGTGCGCAGATTGGCATAGAGACCTTGCGCATAACTGGCGGGATCGGCGTCGGCGGAGATCCACACCAGCTGCCGGGCATTGCGCACCCCCACGCCGACGGGCGATGGCTTGACCCGCGGCTTGGCGGAAAATCCCAGTACCGCCACGCGTTTGCCGACGTTCAGTTGCGCGTCCATTTCCGTTTGCAGCGCGGCCGCGTCCAAGAGTTTCAGCGGCGTCATCGGTGCGTAGTGCGCGGCGAGGGACCCCGAGACACGTGGTGTACCCGGCTTGATGGTTGATGTCTTGGGCGCGGGCACTTCGTCCGGTTGCAAAGGCATTTCGCCGATCACCGCGCGAATCATTTCCGGCGTGATCGCGCCGGGGCGCAACACGACTGGCCGCTTCAATGTCTTCATGCGCGACAGATCGAGTATGGTGGATTCGATGCCGACTTCACACGGGCCGCCATCGAGTACCAGGAACTTGTCGCCGAACTCGTCGCGCACGTGCTGCGCGGTCGTTGGTGAGACGTGGCCAAATCTATTCGCGGACGGCGCAGCAATGATTCCACTGCCGGCTTTGGCGAATGCGGTCAACAATTTCTGGGCAAGCGGATGCGCGGGGCATCGGATGCCGACGGTATCCTGCCCGCCGGTGACACTAAGCGGAATTCGCGCCGATTTCTTCAGGATCAGCGTGAGCGGGCCCGGCCAGAACGCGTCGATCAATTTGTGCGCGATTGGCGGGATATCAATCGCCCACTTGTCCAGCGGCGTGTTCCTGGCCACGTGCACGATCAAGGGGTGCGCGGCGGGGCGGCCCTTGGCCTCGAAAATGCGCGCAACGGCCAGTTCATCCGCGGCGTCCGCGCCGAGACCATAGACGGTCTCCGTTGGCAGCGCGACCAATT from Betaproteobacteria bacterium encodes the following:
- a CDS encoding SMP-30/gluconolactonase/LRE family protein, whose translation is MFNAPLSLTTETAFELPAYLHESGAHNPWVEANLHGKDIHSFLEGPCFDVQGNLWVVDIPFGRIFRITPTGEWDLIVKYDGWPNGLKFHPDGRLIIADYRHGLLEMDVESRRVAPLVTHHVSQRFKGVNDLTLARNGDIYFTDQGQSGLHDPSGAVYRLKADGSVQQLLSNIPSPNGLVLSEDQHFLFVAVTRDNAIWRVPLVDGGVSKVGKFIQLSGGFGPDGIAIDHENGLYVAHHGLGCVWQFDKRGEAKYRIDSSRGDWTTNVAIHPQHPNEIFITESQTGSVLKATLPLY
- a CDS encoding TRAP transporter substrate-binding protein codes for the protein MNRAFSLLAVAGLLVAGNASAQTKWDMPTGYAPTNFHTENVKQFAADVDKATSGKLKITVHDNGSLFKQNEIKRAVQSGQAQAGEFLLPALANEDAMYGIDSVPFLADSYPQALKLWKVSKSAIEQRLGKQGIKVLYGVAWPPQGVYSKKAVTSAADLKGVKWRAYSPQTNRIGELLGAQPATIQAAELAQALSTGVVEAHMTSGATGVDIKVWDSMGKGAYYYDAQAWLPKNLVVVNQKAFDALDKATQDTVLKAAADAETRGWQRSEARDTETREIMAKNGMNVVPLSAALKADLKKIGATMLAEWEKSAGADAKAVLDAYRK
- a CDS encoding TRAP transporter small permease, with amino-acid sequence MRKSLDFLYNAAGVLAALFMIGTLLMVLASVLGRIFQFNLRGSDAYAGYCMAAAGFLALAHTLKRGEHIRVTLILERLGAKGRHGLELIAHAIATFFSGAFAFFSARLVYQSYVFNDISQGNDATPLWLPQMAMAAGAIVLFIAILDELVLLASGQKNQPAESGELKLME
- a CDS encoding NRDE family protein, with the translated sequence MCLIAFAWKTHPDYPLILAANRDEWYDRPASPAAWWADHPDILAGRDLKAGGTWLGISRRGRFAALTNFRDPSNRKSDAPSRGQLVSDFLAGAANAHDYLRQLQVMAPLYQGFNLLAGDGDVLQYFSSRTGEILDVPAGVHALSNHMLNEPWPKVEKAKSALEAALRTKMHEEARQMAIYDLLSNDEFAPDASLPNTGVGQEWERVLSPAMIVTEKYGTRCSTVLSISSRREVAFEERTRDHTGAVTGVVTEHFTLA
- the kynA gene encoding tryptophan 2,3-dioxygenase, which produces MTNKAGLPEGAFDNFRNEMSYGDYLGLDQLLAAQKPLSKEHNELLFIIQHQTTELWMKLMLHELLAARAQVIAGDLAPAFKMLARVSRIMNNLIQAWDILSTLTPTEYSAFRESLGKSSGFQSHQYRALEFVFGNKNAALLKPFEHRTEIHAMLSGLLNGPSLYDEAIRLLARRGFLLDVDATERDWSLPYTSNASVMAAWRAVYAEPKQHWDLYELAEKLVDLEDYVRQWRHRHVTTVQRIIGFKRGTGGTAGVGYLKAMLEVRLFPELWDLRTEL
- the dusB gene encoding tRNA dihydrouridine synthase DusB codes for the protein MQIGNIPLRNNLIVAPMAGVTDRPFRQLCKRLGAGMAVSEMVASDCRLWATEKSLRRGDHTGEVDPIVVQIAGAAPEMMADAARYNVDKGAHIIDINMGCPAKKVCKVDAGSALMRDELLVGKILEAVVNAVAVPVTVKIRTGWDRDHKNALTIARIAEQSGIQSLAVHGRTRSDLYEGAAEYDTIRAVKQNVTIPVIANGDIDSPEKARLVLAYTGCDAVMIGRAAQGRPWIFREIAHYLQTGRHLAAPTNAEIHAIASRHLMELHAFYGEYKGVRIARKHIGWYLAGLPGGAEFRHAMNVIEDADTQIAALDRFFVRLMNGEAAAWRKAA
- a CDS encoding TRAP transporter large permease subunit: MDLLIAAALIAFLFLLLGTGVWIGLGLLGVAWIGMELFTTRPVGDAMAVTIWGSASSWTLTALPLFIWMGEILFRTKLSEDMFKGLAPWVSRLPGRLLHTNVIGCTIFAAVSGSSAATCATIGKMTLPELKKRGYPDDITIGSLAGAGTLGLLIPPSIIMIVYGVASDTSITRLFIAGVFPGLLLASLFMGYVIVWSLLNPDKIPQPDTTLSFVQKLHESRHLIPVVLLIALVLGSIYVGVATATEAAALGVVGSLALSSVQGSMNWQTFAVSLMGATRLYCMIALILAGAAFLTLAMGYIGLPRHLAEWIGGLGLSPFWLLFGLMIFYIILGCFLDGISMVVLTMGVILPTIQKAGIDAIWFGIFIVLVVEMAQITPPVGFNLFVLQGMTQRDIGYIARVALPFFFLMMAAVLLIYFFPGIITWLPSHM
- a CDS encoding hydantoinase B/oxoprolinase family protein; protein product: MNANTRARARPGKWQFWIDRGGTFTDIVARTPDGTLVTHKLLSENPEQYRDAAVAGIRQLLGVNQDSPIPVEHIDAVKMGTTVATNALLERKGEPTVLAITKGFRDQLRIGYQNRPRIFDRQIRLPELLYTEVFEVSERIGARGEMVAPLDEAATISALRAAWNKGFRAIAIVFMHGYRFTRHEKRVAELARDIGFTQVSTSHEVSPMMKIVSRGDTTVVDAYLSPILKRYVDQVAAELPGTRVMFMQSNGGLTDAHKFQGKDSILSGPAGGIIGMVRTAAIAGFDKIIGFDMGGTSTDVSHYAGELEREFDTQVAGVRMRAPMMSIHTIAAGGGSILHFDGQRYRVGPDSAGANPGPACYRRGGPLTVTDCNVMLGKIQPQHFPMLFGPDGGQALDAEIVREKFLALAENIERATGKRSTPEDVAEGFLQIAVANMANAIKFISVQRGHDVTEYTLHCFGGAGGQHACLVADELGMTRVYIHPLAGVLSAYGMGLADITAMREKAVEIPLDDECLQRLDFELSELSGKAVAEVSAQGVVADNISVKRRVHLRYDGTDSALIVDFGDISAMRHDFNAAYQKRFSFLMEGRALIAEAVSCEAIGATDSPLTQAVDAAGAIDAAAIARVAIVSGGKRHDAPLYVREQLAIGQEIQGPVIIAEKNATTIVEPGWKAEVTPLNHLILTRVMARNVRYALGTKADPVMLEVFNNLFMSIAEQMGLRLANTAYSVNIKERLDFSCALFDADGNLIANAPHMPVHLGSMGESIKTVVRKNAGRMKRGDVYVLNDPYNGGTHLPDVTVVTPVFSDDAEEILFYVGSRGHHADIGGITPGSMPPFSKTIEDEGVLLDNVKLVENGVMLEADMRARLAGARYPARNPDQNIADLRAQIAANEKGVQELRRMVAHFGLDIVKAYMAHVQDNAEESVRRIIGALKDGAFAYEMDNSAVINVKITVGADQRNATIDFTGTSAELESNFNAPSAVVYAAVLYVFRMLVDSDIPLNAGCLKPLTIIIPDGSMLNPRPPAATVAGNVETSQCITDALIGALKVMAASYGTMNNVTFGNDQYQYYETVSGGTGAGPGFDGCDTVQAHMTNSRLTDPEILEWRYPVQVEEHSIRTGSGGAGKWKGGNGATRRIRFLEPMTAAILAGHRRVPNFGMAGGKEGGLGRTWIERMDGSRTGLSYSDETQVNAGDVFVLETPGGGGYGAIDPSQI
- a CDS encoding threonylcarbamoyl-AMP synthase — translated: MTAAQSKEILKQAVDALLRGELVALPTETVYGLGADAADELAVARIFEAKGRPAAHPLIVHVARNTPLDKWAIDIPPIAHKLIDAFWPGPLTLILKKSARIPLSVTGGQDTVGIRCPAHPLAQKLLTAFAKAGSGIIAAPSANRFGHVSPTTAQHVRDEFGDKFLVLDGGPCEVGIESTILDLSRMKTLKRPVVLRPGAITPEMIRAVIGEMPLQPDEVPAPKTSTIKPGTPRVSGSLAAHYAPMTPLKLLDAAALQTEMDAQLNVGKRVAVLGFSAKPRVKPSPVGVGVRNARQLVWISADADPASYAQGLYANLRTLDAAQTSVILVEAPPITPAWDAINDRLRRAAVGSGRKLPATKSG